The following are from one region of the Alkalimarinus sediminis genome:
- a CDS encoding CmpA/NrtA family ABC transporter substrate-binding protein, giving the protein MGNAVKKQKKFKNLLLTLSISAAISLPSLSQAVEPEKEDLKFGFIKLTDMAPLAIAYEKGFFEDEGLYVQLEAQANWKVLLDRVITGELDGAHMLAGQPLGATIGFGTQSHIITAFSMDLNGNAITVSNKVWEEMKPLVPKDADGKPVHPIKADYLKPVIEKYKDEGKPFNMGMVFPVSTHNYELRYWLAAGGINPGLYAPHKGDTSGKIDADALLSVTPPPQMPSTMEAGTIYGYCVGEPWNQQAVFKDIGVPVITDYEIWKNNPEKVFGVSKGWADKYPNTHIAVVKSLIRAAQWLDANNNGNRPEAVKILSQPNYVGADYDVIANSMTGTFEYEKGDKREVPDFNVFFRYNATYPYYSDAIWYLTQMRRWGQISEQKADSWYMDVAKSVYRPDIYAQAAKELIAEGKLKASDFPDFATEDGFKPPQSDFIDGITYDGKQPNAYLEKFSIGLKGKEQI; this is encoded by the coding sequence ATGGGCAACGCAGTCAAAAAGCAAAAGAAGTTTAAAAATTTACTACTCACACTCTCTATATCGGCAGCCATCAGCCTACCTTCTCTAAGTCAGGCAGTAGAGCCGGAAAAAGAAGATCTAAAGTTTGGTTTTATTAAACTAACGGATATGGCGCCACTGGCGATCGCATATGAAAAAGGCTTCTTTGAAGATGAAGGTTTATATGTACAGCTAGAGGCTCAAGCAAACTGGAAGGTATTACTTGATCGCGTCATTACAGGGGAACTAGACGGCGCACACATGCTGGCCGGCCAACCTCTAGGTGCAACCATTGGGTTTGGTACCCAGTCTCACATCATCACCGCATTTAGTATGGACCTTAACGGTAACGCTATAACCGTTTCTAATAAGGTCTGGGAGGAGATGAAGCCGTTGGTACCAAAAGATGCTGATGGCAAACCTGTTCACCCGATTAAAGCGGACTATCTAAAGCCGGTTATTGAAAAATACAAAGACGAAGGTAAGCCTTTCAATATGGGGATGGTGTTCCCAGTATCGACTCATAACTACGAGCTTCGTTACTGGTTAGCCGCTGGCGGTATTAATCCTGGGTTATATGCCCCCCATAAAGGAGACACTTCGGGCAAGATCGATGCAGATGCACTGCTATCGGTTACACCACCTCCTCAAATGCCATCAACAATGGAAGCCGGCACTATTTATGGTTACTGCGTAGGTGAACCCTGGAACCAGCAAGCCGTCTTTAAGGATATCGGCGTACCTGTTATTACCGACTACGAAATTTGGAAAAACAATCCAGAGAAAGTATTTGGTGTGAGTAAAGGGTGGGCAGACAAATACCCTAACACCCACATAGCGGTGGTTAAATCGCTAATCCGCGCAGCGCAATGGCTCGATGCCAACAACAATGGCAATCGACCAGAAGCCGTGAAGATTCTTTCGCAACCCAATTATGTAGGGGCCGATTATGATGTCATCGCAAACAGTATGACCGGCACATTTGAGTACGAGAAAGGTGATAAGCGCGAGGTGCCAGACTTCAACGTATTCTTCCGCTATAACGCAACCTACCCTTACTACAGCGATGCCATTTGGTATCTGACTCAAATGCGTAGATGGGGTCAGATCTCAGAGCAAAAAGCGGATAGCTGGTACATGGATGTCGCTAAAAGTGTCTACCGTCCAGACATTTATGCTCAGGCGGCTAAAGAGTTAATCGCAGAAGGAAAGCTTAAAGCAAGCGACTTCCCGGACTTTGCTACTGAAGATGGCTTTAAGCCACCTCAGTCAGACTTTATTGATGGCATTACCTACGATGGTAAACAACCTAATGCTTACCTAGAGAAGTTCTCCATCGGCCTGAAAGGAAAAGAACAGATCTAA
- a CDS encoding nucleoside deaminase, translating to MEQRHVELIRKTISLAQHNIKNGLGGPFGAVIAKDGVEISSGCNSVTTGNDPTAHAEIVAIRKACQELNTWDLKGYELYSSCEPCPMCLSAAYWAGISKIWYSANREDASLVGFDDDYLYQEIAKPVGQRSMGMAILIPSEGQALLQEWLNTPNRVEY from the coding sequence ATGGAACAGCGCCACGTTGAACTCATCAGAAAAACAATAAGTCTGGCTCAACATAATATAAAGAACGGCCTTGGCGGTCCGTTTGGGGCGGTTATTGCGAAAGACGGCGTCGAAATATCCTCTGGCTGCAACAGTGTCACCACCGGTAATGACCCCACTGCTCACGCAGAAATAGTCGCAATTCGTAAAGCCTGCCAAGAGCTCAACACCTGGGATTTAAAAGGTTACGAACTTTACTCAAGCTGCGAGCCATGTCCGATGTGTCTAAGCGCGGCTTATTGGGCCGGTATTAGCAAGATTTGGTACTCTGCCAATCGAGAAGACGCTAGCTTGGTGGGGTTTGATGATGATTACCTATATCAAGAGATCGCTAAGCCTGTTGGACAGCGTAGTATGGGGATGGCAATCTTAATCCCGTCCGAAGGGCAAGCCTTATTACAAGAGTGGCTCAACACTCCAAATCGTGTAGAGTATTAA
- the trmB gene encoding tRNA (guanosine(46)-N7)-methyltransferase TrmB yields MSDSETKRHHRPIRSFVIRGARMTLRQQKGWDLLWPKQGCAVENGMLNYDERFGEHSEVVLEIGFGMGDSLAEMAANNPDTGFIGVEVHRPGVGAILCAMDEMSLDNICLFCEDANDVLAHCIPDASLDRVQLYFPDPWHKARHHKRRLVQPEFAQKIRQKLKVGGTFHMATDWENYAEHMMEVMSAAEGYENISGDGQYTPRPDYRPTTKFERRGERLGHGVWDLIFKRTS; encoded by the coding sequence ATGTCTGATTCAGAAACAAAGCGCCATCATCGCCCAATAAGAAGCTTTGTTATTCGCGGTGCCCGTATGACCCTAAGGCAGCAAAAAGGGTGGGATCTGCTATGGCCTAAGCAAGGTTGTGCTGTTGAAAATGGCATGCTGAACTATGATGAGCGATTTGGTGAGCACTCTGAAGTAGTTCTCGAGATTGGCTTCGGGATGGGTGATTCGTTGGCAGAGATGGCGGCTAATAATCCAGATACCGGTTTTATTGGGGTAGAGGTGCATCGCCCGGGTGTGGGTGCAATTCTCTGTGCCATGGATGAAATGTCGTTAGATAATATCTGCCTTTTTTGCGAAGATGCCAATGATGTTCTCGCTCATTGCATTCCCGATGCCTCTCTAGACCGAGTGCAGCTTTATTTTCCTGACCCTTGGCATAAGGCAAGGCACCATAAGCGTCGCTTGGTGCAGCCTGAGTTTGCACAAAAAATCCGTCAAAAGCTCAAAGTGGGCGGAACCTTCCATATGGCGACCGATTGGGAAAACTATGCGGAGCATATGATGGAAGTGATGTCAGCAGCAGAGGGTTATGAGAATATTTCGGGTGATGGCCAATACACACCAAGACCGGATTATCGGCCTACCACTAAGTTTGAGCGGCGCGGCGAGCGTTTAGGGCATGGTGTTTGGGATTTGATTTTTAAGCGAACTAGCTAG
- a CDS encoding tetratricopeptide repeat-containing response regulator: MYFREYNQTRFLIVDSNIKLRMIMEEYLKSYGAWFIDLAADGVEAVEKCKNGIFDAVLCDYNLGSKNGQQVLEELRHRKYLKHASLFIMMSADTTKDMVLGAIEYQPDAYISKPITRDSLKQRLDSLLIDSEALYDIKYAMDCDEIDEAIYLCEQKIRKRSKYSSWCHKTKASLFLQTQRYAEAKEVYNEVLQTRPLLWAKIGLAKVAIEEKQYSVAEPILQDIIEHNPLCLIAYDLLTDILIKTKRKKAAQETLFEAVAHSPRAIQRHVRLGELCLENQDYEIATEAFRNATEHGEQSVYQNANNYLNFARCLNETAVTVDESLKISRSEEALNAIGSAQKRFGEEDTVNFQSSMIKARIHQNCSQSEQAEQALNEAQDFYLTIAAELPPEMAMEYAQTLFTLDKESDAELVLKQLSALHPNNSELMKKIEALRDEPVSSQNRAKAAELNKIGIQHVESGNHREAIAVFQDALNYSPKHPALNLNMTQVLMKLIPTEKDKTESIKLCQQCLERVGHIKSEHKQFKRYEFLKGKLEQLLAVNTH; this comes from the coding sequence ATGTATTTCAGGGAATATAATCAAACACGATTCTTGATTGTCGATAGCAATATAAAGCTGCGCATGATTATGGAGGAGTATCTCAAATCGTATGGCGCCTGGTTTATTGATTTAGCCGCTGACGGTGTAGAAGCCGTCGAAAAATGCAAAAACGGTATCTTTGATGCGGTTCTTTGCGATTACAACCTTGGCTCTAAAAATGGCCAACAAGTTCTAGAAGAGCTTAGACACCGCAAATACCTCAAACATGCGTCTCTTTTTATCATGATGTCGGCGGATACCACCAAAGACATGGTGCTGGGGGCAATAGAATATCAGCCTGATGCGTATATTAGTAAACCCATCACTCGCGACTCTCTAAAACAGCGTCTTGATAGCTTATTAATAGACTCCGAAGCGCTATATGACATCAAATACGCCATGGATTGCGATGAGATCGATGAAGCGATCTACCTATGTGAGCAAAAAATCCGCAAACGTAGCAAATACTCAAGTTGGTGCCATAAAACCAAAGCCTCACTCTTTTTACAGACACAACGTTATGCCGAGGCCAAAGAGGTTTACAACGAAGTTCTGCAGACTCGCCCGCTATTATGGGCAAAGATTGGCTTGGCAAAGGTAGCGATTGAAGAGAAGCAGTACTCTGTGGCAGAGCCTATTTTGCAGGATATCATTGAGCATAACCCACTCTGTCTAATCGCCTACGATCTGCTAACCGACATTCTCATTAAAACCAAACGTAAAAAAGCTGCACAAGAAACCTTATTTGAAGCAGTTGCACACTCCCCTAGAGCAATTCAACGACATGTCAGGTTAGGTGAACTCTGCCTAGAAAACCAAGACTACGAAATTGCCACCGAAGCATTCAGAAATGCTACAGAACACGGCGAACAGTCGGTTTACCAGAATGCTAATAACTATCTCAATTTCGCTCGCTGTCTGAACGAAACCGCCGTAACCGTTGATGAATCATTAAAGATAAGTCGTTCTGAAGAAGCACTCAACGCCATCGGAAGTGCTCAAAAACGCTTTGGAGAGGAAGATACCGTCAACTTCCAGTCAAGCATGATAAAAGCACGTATTCATCAAAACTGTTCGCAGAGTGAACAAGCCGAACAAGCCCTTAATGAAGCCCAAGACTTTTATTTAACCATAGCAGCTGAACTCCCGCCCGAAATGGCAATGGAATACGCTCAAACACTATTCACCTTAGATAAAGAGAGTGATGCAGAGTTAGTACTCAAGCAACTATCAGCACTACACCCCAACAACTCAGAGCTGATGAAAAAAATTGAAGCACTGAGAGATGAGCCTGTTTCATCGCAAAACCGGGCTAAAGCCGCCGAACTGAATAAGATAGGCATACAACATGTTGAATCAGGCAATCACCGCGAAGCAATTGCAGTATTCCAAGATGCCCTCAACTACTCACCTAAACACCCAGCATTGAACCTAAATATGACTCAAGTGCTGATGAAACTGATACCCACAGAAAAAGACAAAACCGAAAGTATTAAATTATGCCAACAGTGCTTGGAACGGGTGGGGCATATCAAAAGCGAACACAAACAGTTTAAACGTTATGAATTTCTTAAAGGTAAGCTTGAGCAATTATTGGCAGTAAATACGCATTAG
- the hemW gene encoding radical SAM family heme chaperone HemW — MSQLTDLPPLSLYIHTPWCIRKCPYCDFNSHTNKQIPEAAYLKALLADFDNDRQHIQGRPLRSIFIGGGTPSLLSPAFYDTLLANIKDKMDWADDIEITMEANPGTVEQESFAGYREAGINRLSLGIQSFDDQKLEALGRIHGGSEAQQAITIARQSGFDNFNLDLMHGLPGQTEQQALQDLETALSFNPPHLSWYQLTIEPNTEFYSRPPALPEDDELWQIQEAGQSLLKRHHLKQYEVSAYAREGCQARHNLNYWRFGDYIGIGAGAHGKVSTITPTGSSIVRYQKTRQPDAYLNRIDHYQASHQLIEPEELPLEFLMNTMRLNQGVSEAHYTKATGLPLQTLEPALSQARKEQLIEPNRLKATEKGQLFLNQLLDRFL, encoded by the coding sequence ATGTCCCAACTAACGGATCTGCCACCACTCAGCCTCTATATTCACACACCGTGGTGTATTCGCAAATGCCCCTACTGCGACTTTAATTCTCACACTAATAAGCAGATCCCCGAAGCGGCTTACCTTAAAGCGCTGCTCGCCGATTTTGATAATGATCGGCAACACATTCAAGGGCGACCACTACGTTCAATTTTTATTGGTGGCGGAACCCCTAGCCTATTATCTCCTGCCTTCTATGACACACTCCTGGCTAATATTAAAGACAAAATGGACTGGGCTGACGATATTGAAATCACTATGGAGGCCAACCCCGGCACCGTCGAACAAGAGAGTTTTGCTGGGTATCGAGAAGCAGGCATCAACCGACTATCATTAGGCATTCAAAGTTTTGATGACCAAAAACTGGAAGCTCTCGGCAGAATACATGGGGGCAGCGAAGCTCAACAAGCAATCACTATTGCCAGACAAAGCGGCTTTGACAACTTCAATCTAGATCTAATGCATGGTTTGCCTGGGCAGACGGAACAACAAGCACTGCAAGACCTAGAGACTGCTTTGTCGTTCAACCCTCCTCACCTATCTTGGTATCAGCTAACCATTGAACCTAATACTGAGTTCTATAGCAGGCCACCTGCGCTACCCGAAGACGACGAACTGTGGCAAATACAAGAGGCTGGCCAATCTCTCTTAAAGCGTCATCATTTAAAACAATATGAAGTTTCGGCTTACGCCAGAGAGGGATGTCAGGCTAGACACAATCTCAACTACTGGCGTTTTGGCGACTATATAGGCATTGGTGCCGGGGCTCATGGCAAGGTATCCACGATAACACCAACAGGTTCATCAATTGTTCGTTACCAGAAGACTCGACAACCGGACGCATACCTCAATCGCATTGACCACTATCAGGCTTCGCATCAGCTAATCGAGCCAGAAGAGCTACCACTTGAGTTCTTGATGAACACCATGCGTCTTAATCAAGGTGTTTCAGAAGCGCACTATACGAAAGCGACAGGGCTGCCTCTCCAGACCCTCGAACCTGCACTCTCGCAAGCAAGAAAAGAGCAATTAATCGAACCCAATCGACTCAAGGCGACAGAAAAGGGCCAGCTGTTTTTAAATCAGCTGTTAGATCGCTTTCTATAG
- a CDS encoding XTP/dITP diphosphatase: MKVVLASGNKGKLNEFNQLLASLNMEVLPQSDFNVASVEETGLTFVENAILKARYASKISGLPAIADDSGLEVDALKGLPGIYSARYAGEAANDAANNEKLLRELTGVKAEDRTARFQCVLVYLEHPADPTPIICQGSWEGVILEAPAGEQGFGYDPLFWVPSKQCASAELDRDEKNRLSHRGKALGELINKLRDARHLSQ, encoded by the coding sequence ATGAAAGTCGTTCTGGCAAGTGGAAACAAAGGCAAACTAAACGAATTTAACCAGCTTTTAGCCTCCCTGAACATGGAAGTGCTACCACAGTCTGATTTTAATGTAGCCTCAGTAGAAGAGACGGGGCTGACCTTTGTTGAAAATGCCATTCTCAAAGCAAGATATGCCAGTAAAATCTCTGGACTACCCGCCATCGCCGATGACTCAGGGCTCGAAGTAGACGCATTAAAAGGTCTGCCAGGTATCTACTCCGCTCGTTATGCGGGAGAAGCCGCCAATGATGCGGCCAATAACGAGAAGCTGTTAAGAGAACTTACCGGTGTTAAAGCAGAAGATCGCACCGCTCGTTTTCAATGTGTTTTGGTGTATCTTGAACACCCCGCAGACCCGACTCCCATTATATGCCAAGGCAGTTGGGAAGGCGTTATCCTTGAAGCACCAGCAGGTGAACAAGGCTTTGGTTATGACCCTCTATTCTGGGTACCCTCAAAGCAGTGCGCCTCGGCCGAACTCGATCGGGACGAGAAGAATCGTCTAAGCCATAGAGGCAAGGCACTTGGCGAGCTCATTAACAAGCTCAGAGACGCGCGACACTTGTCTCAATAG
- a CDS encoding DUF4426 domain-containing protein encodes MYTLRSIFNTAVTLCAVLLLTSQSVNAEQKESFGDYEVHYSTFASTFLSPDVAKQYDIVRSRALGIINISVLKKSESGIFEPVAAHVEGVMTNDIQQKKHLGFRRIKEGKAIYFISEIQYMEGEVLAFNISATPEGQQQPLKLRFSQTFYNEK; translated from the coding sequence ATGTATACCTTACGTAGCATTTTTAACACAGCAGTCACCCTATGCGCTGTACTACTGCTAACTAGCCAAAGTGTAAATGCCGAGCAGAAAGAGAGCTTTGGCGACTATGAAGTTCACTACAGTACATTTGCCAGTACCTTTTTATCGCCAGACGTGGCTAAACAATACGATATTGTCCGCAGCCGAGCATTGGGTATTATCAATATCAGCGTACTGAAAAAGTCAGAGTCAGGGATATTTGAACCCGTGGCTGCTCATGTTGAAGGCGTTATGACTAACGATATCCAACAGAAAAAACACTTGGGTTTCAGAAGAATAAAAGAAGGCAAAGCGATCTACTTTATCTCTGAAATTCAATATATGGAAGGTGAAGTACTGGCTTTTAATATCTCTGCTACACCTGAAGGTCAGCAGCAGCCCTTAAAATTACGCTTTAGCCAAACATTTTATAACGAAAAATAG
- the metW gene encoding methionine biosynthesis protein MetW: protein MRADLKIIEQWVKPGSRVLDVGCGDGTLLQHLQENKQVKGYGLEISASNITSCINKGVNVLEQNVDEKGLSNFQSNRFDTVIMTQALQALRQPDVMLDEMLRLGKECIVTFPNFAYWRTRAYLMQKGRMPISKALPYTWYNTPNIHLCTFKDFEALCVQKNIHILDRTVVDKEHQDRWFIHMWPNMLGEIAIYRVTR, encoded by the coding sequence ATGCGTGCTGATTTAAAAATAATCGAACAATGGGTCAAGCCCGGTTCAAGAGTGCTAGATGTTGGTTGTGGTGACGGCACTCTTCTGCAACACCTGCAAGAAAACAAACAGGTTAAAGGGTATGGGCTCGAAATTAGCGCATCCAACATTACTAGCTGCATTAATAAGGGCGTTAACGTATTAGAACAAAACGTTGACGAAAAAGGCCTGTCTAACTTTCAGAGCAACCGCTTCGATACAGTTATCATGACTCAGGCACTTCAAGCATTAAGGCAGCCCGACGTAATGCTCGATGAGATGCTACGTTTAGGCAAAGAGTGCATTGTGACCTTTCCAAACTTTGCCTATTGGAGAACTCGCGCCTATTTGATGCAAAAAGGCAGAATGCCAATCTCTAAAGCCTTACCTTATACTTGGTATAACACACCCAATATTCACCTATGTACATTCAAGGATTTCGAAGCGCTCTGTGTGCAGAAAAATATTCATATCCTCGATAGAACGGTAGTGGATAAAGAACACCAAGACCGTTGGTTCATTCATATGTGGCCCAACATGCTCGGTGAAATCGCGATATACCGAGTAACCCGCTAA
- the metX gene encoding homoserine O-succinyltransferase MetX, with protein sequence MPETLPIDSVGLVTPQTIHFDQPLTLQCGKVLPEYDLIYETYGELNSDASNAILICHALSGHHHAAGYHSLSDKKPGWWDSCIGPGKPIDTSRFFVVSLNNLGGCHGSTGPTSINPATNAQYGPEFPVVTVKDWVISQARLADKLGINTWAAVIGGSLGGMQALQWSIDYPERINNAVIIASTPKLTAQNIAFNEVARKAITSDPAFHDGRYFDHNTIPQKGLMLARMVGHITYLSDAAMGEKFGRDMRNKAFKFGYDVEFEVESYLNYQGERFSENFDANTYLLMTRALDYFDPAKEYDNQLENALAKALCKFMVISFSTDWRFSPERSEILVDELVKADKQVSYTEIDAPHGHDAFLIPTPRYMDVFSAFMNRVAKEI encoded by the coding sequence ATGCCTGAAACACTACCGATAGATTCAGTCGGTCTGGTGACACCCCAGACAATACATTTTGATCAACCGCTAACACTTCAGTGTGGCAAAGTGCTGCCTGAATATGACCTTATTTACGAAACCTACGGTGAACTAAATAGTGATGCGAGTAACGCCATACTGATATGTCATGCGTTAAGTGGGCACCATCACGCTGCAGGTTATCACTCTCTATCAGATAAAAAGCCAGGTTGGTGGGATAGCTGCATCGGCCCGGGTAAGCCTATCGATACGTCACGCTTTTTCGTTGTTAGTCTAAACAACCTTGGTGGCTGTCACGGCAGCACCGGCCCCACTAGCATCAACCCTGCTACCAACGCCCAATACGGACCAGAGTTTCCTGTTGTAACGGTTAAAGACTGGGTAATCAGTCAAGCTCGGTTGGCAGACAAGCTCGGCATTAACACATGGGCAGCCGTAATAGGGGGAAGTTTAGGCGGCATGCAAGCGCTACAGTGGTCTATTGATTACCCAGAGCGCATTAACAACGCTGTGATTATTGCTTCAACACCTAAACTCACCGCACAAAATATTGCCTTTAATGAGGTTGCCCGAAAAGCCATCACCTCCGACCCTGCATTTCATGATGGCCGCTACTTTGACCATAACACCATCCCACAAAAAGGGCTGATGTTAGCTAGAATGGTTGGGCACATCACCTACCTCTCCGATGCTGCGATGGGTGAGAAATTTGGCCGCGACATGCGTAACAAAGCGTTTAAGTTTGGCTACGATGTTGAATTCGAAGTGGAGAGCTACCTCAACTACCAAGGTGAGCGTTTTTCAGAAAACTTTGACGCCAACACCTACCTGTTAATGACTCGGGCCCTAGACTACTTCGACCCGGCAAAAGAGTATGACAACCAGCTCGAGAACGCACTTGCAAAAGCACTTTGCAAGTTTATGGTGATCTCATTCAGCACCGACTGGCGTTTCTCACCTGAGCGATCAGAGATACTGGTCGATGAGCTTGTTAAAGCCGACAAACAGGTTAGTTACACAGAAATCGATGCGCCTCACGGGCATGACGCATTCCTGATCCCGACACCTCGCTATATGGATGTGTTTAGCGCTTTCATGAACCGTGTAGCCAAGGAAATTTAA
- a CDS encoding dynamin family protein encodes MSTGSLSNQVEAYYGWKSNLLRELARYQDWLQNNELYSDDIARRLQRGVKLLKEDELTLAFVGEYSRGKTELINALFFSEFGQRMLPSQAGRTTMCPTELFYDRESSKNYLSLLPIETRKEDYTLAQLAKQPEKWTTIDLDMSSPASMKANLDEVAKTHSVSIEEAKSLGFHENMLDHDPVNRDLVIIPAWRHAKISMQNPLLERGLRILDTPGLNALGSEPELTISMIPSAHAVIFLLSADTGVTASDLTIWKDYITTDNADHSAGRFAVLNKIDVLWDDLQGEEYVQQSIQKVQQYTADHLDMSVEDVLPLSAKQALIGKVKADHALYEKSALPQLENLISERILAEKERLITKTLLNDILGMLQNSQAILSARLESLTEQLDEYKDKGVSKELMHNLTQKTQKDYDFYYKKLITLRSSRRLMKSQGEILQNLVSEERLEAQVRETRDRMKDSWTTIGMNREMGKLFEFIEHDLNNLASEARLAEKMVLSIYKRYTEDTRAKHLHPKPFATAKHIRALRDLKNKANRFRRDPRNIMTEQTLLIKRFFDTLVGEARLIHNRILNETITWPDEALLPIMQYTLEQKQLLEHQIRRIKTLSRNNKDARSQREQLKSMINDTQKQLMIAESIQRHFRKPAPIHLRQKVVNLAGYAG; translated from the coding sequence ATGAGTACAGGCAGCCTTTCGAATCAGGTAGAAGCCTATTATGGTTGGAAGAGTAATTTACTTCGTGAACTCGCCAGATATCAGGACTGGTTGCAGAACAACGAACTCTATTCGGACGATATCGCTCGTCGTCTGCAGCGAGGCGTTAAGCTGCTTAAAGAAGATGAGCTCACACTCGCCTTTGTAGGCGAGTATTCCCGCGGAAAGACTGAGCTGATTAATGCCCTCTTTTTCTCTGAGTTTGGGCAACGTATGCTGCCCTCTCAAGCAGGGCGCACTACAATGTGTCCGACTGAGCTGTTCTATGACCGAGAAAGCAGTAAGAACTACCTCTCTTTACTACCAATAGAAACACGCAAAGAAGACTACACCCTCGCGCAACTGGCCAAACAGCCTGAAAAGTGGACCACAATCGACCTCGATATGTCCTCACCTGCGTCAATGAAAGCCAATCTTGATGAAGTCGCCAAAACCCACAGCGTTAGCATTGAAGAAGCAAAAAGCCTTGGTTTTCATGAAAACATGCTTGACCACGACCCGGTAAACCGAGACCTCGTGATCATCCCAGCATGGCGACATGCAAAAATCAGTATGCAAAACCCACTGCTAGAACGTGGCCTACGCATACTCGATACCCCTGGTCTTAATGCCCTGGGTTCTGAGCCAGAGCTAACCATCAGCATGATCCCGAGCGCACATGCAGTTATATTTCTCCTCAGTGCGGACACCGGTGTTACCGCTAGTGATCTAACTATTTGGAAGGACTATATCACCACAGATAATGCCGACCACAGCGCGGGCCGTTTTGCGGTACTCAACAAAATAGACGTGCTATGGGATGACCTGCAAGGCGAAGAGTATGTGCAGCAGTCGATCCAAAAGGTTCAGCAGTACACAGCTGATCATCTCGATATGTCGGTTGAGGACGTGCTCCCGCTATCGGCCAAGCAAGCATTGATAGGCAAAGTCAAAGCAGACCACGCACTATACGAAAAGAGTGCTCTGCCACAGCTAGAAAATCTGATCAGCGAACGCATACTGGCCGAAAAAGAGAGGCTGATTACTAAGACGCTGCTCAATGATATTTTGGGAATGCTACAGAATAGCCAGGCGATCTTATCGGCTCGTTTGGAGTCACTGACAGAACAGCTAGATGAATACAAAGACAAAGGCGTCAGCAAAGAGTTGATGCACAACCTGACTCAGAAAACCCAAAAAGATTACGACTTCTACTACAAAAAGCTCATCACACTGCGTTCAAGCCGAAGGTTAATGAAGTCTCAAGGGGAGATCCTCCAAAACCTCGTATCAGAAGAGCGCTTGGAAGCTCAAGTTCGAGAGACTCGGGATCGAATGAAAGACAGTTGGACCACTATTGGTATGAACCGAGAAATGGGCAAACTGTTTGAGTTTATCGAGCATGACCTTAACAATCTTGCAAGCGAAGCCAGATTAGCAGAGAAAATGGTGCTATCTATCTACAAACGCTACACCGAAGATACTCGCGCCAAACATCTTCATCCTAAGCCTTTTGCGACAGCAAAACATATTCGAGCACTGAGAGATTTAAAAAATAAAGCCAATCGCTTCCGTCGTGACCCACGCAACATCATGACCGAACAGACCCTTCTTATAAAGCGCTTCTTCGATACATTAGTAGGCGAGGCGAGACTTATTCACAACCGTATTCTGAACGAGACGATCACTTGGCCTGATGAAGCACTGCTACCAATAATGCAGTACACCTTGGAGCAGAAGCAGTTGCTTGAGCACCAGATTCGTCGTATCAAAACCCTCTCTCGCAACAATAAGGATGCCCGGAGCCAACGTGAGCAGCTCAAGTCGATGATCAATGATACCCAGAAGCAGCTTATGATTGCAGAGAGCATTCAGCGCCACTTCCGCAAGCCTGCTCCAATTCATCTACGCCAAAAAGTTGTAAACCTCGCGGGGTACGCTGGATAG